Below is a window of Halomicrobium mukohataei DSM 12286 DNA.
TAGATACACGCCGCCGACCCGAGGAAGACGGCACCGAGCATCGCGCCGCTGAGCACCGAGATCACGAACGTCCCCGTTCCGGGTTCGATCGTCGGCGTCGCCAGTCCGAGCAAGGCGAGCAACACCGCACTCGACACGAAAAAGCCGCGCAGGACGATCGTCATCGGTAGGTACGCTCCGAGAGGGCCGCGTCGGTAATCGGGCTTTCGCTCGTCGCGTCGGTGTCGAGTGTGGTCGCACCCATGCTCAGTCGTTCAGTGTCGGCGACTCGGCGGCTTCGACGCCGTCGAGGGGTTCGCTCTCCCAGTACTCGTGGTCGGGATCGGTGCGGTGGCAGGCGGCACAGCGTTCGCTCGCCGTCGCCGCCTCCTCGCCAAGTTCCGGAGCCGTGGTGGTACAGACCTCCCGAGCCTCCGGACAGCGGGTGTGGAACCGACAGCCCGACGGCGGATTCACCGGGTCCGGGATGTCGATCGAGCGGACCGGCGGATCGGTCATCTCCTGGGCGGTCGGATCCAGATCGGCGGTCGCCCAGCGCAGCACCTTCGTGTAGGGGTGCTGGGGGTCGTTCAGGACCTCGTCGGGCGGGCCGATCTCGACGATCTCCCCGAGGTACATGATGCCGATGCGTCCGCCCGCTTCCTGTGCCAGATAGCGGGCGTTCGAGAGGTTGTGACTGATGAACACGAACGAGGTGTTGAACTGCTCTTGCAGCTCCAGGAGGAGGTTCATCGTCTCGACGCGCAGCGACACGTCCAGCGCCGAGACGGCCTCGTCGGCGAGGATCACGTCCGGATTCATCAGCAGGGCCCGGACCAGCGCGATCCGCTGCTGTTCGCCCCCAGAGAGCTGGTGGGGGAACCGATGCGCGTAGTCTTCGGGCGGCTCCATGCCCACCCGGTCCAGCAGCGCGAAGATCCGCGCCCGGCGGTCCTCGGTGGACATCTCGGGGTCCCACTTCTTCAGAGGCGCTTCCAGCGTCGTCAGGACCTTCCGGTTGGGGTTGAGCGCCGCGCCGGGGTCCTGGTGGATCATCTGAAGCGACCGACGGATGTCGTCGAAGGGGACGGTCACGTCGCCGCGGCCGTCCTTGGCGTCCCACACGTCCTGTCCCCGGTAGGAGACGGTCCCCTCGGTGGGGCGCTGGACGCCGATGATCGTCTTGCCAAGCGTCGTCTTCCCGCAGCCAGACTCCCCGACGAGTGCGAGCACGTCGTTCTCGGAGATGTCGATCGACACGTCACTGACCGCCTGGACGGTCTCTGGCTCGTCGAACAGCGACTCGAGGACGCCCTGTTCTTTCTCGAAGTCGACCGAGACGTTCTCCAGCGACATCACGACATCGTCGTCCCGGGTAGTGCCCGTCGTCGTGGCGCGGTCGCTCACGCGTCGGACACCTCCGAGAGGTCGAACGGAACGGCGTCCTCGGCCTCGTCGTAGTGGAAGCAGGCCGAGCGGTGGTCGTCCTCGACGTCGACCCACGGCGGCGTCTCCTCGTGACACTCCCTGGTCGCGAGCGGGCACCGCGGCGCGTAGTGACAGCCGTCGGGGACGTGGGCCGGGTTCGGCGCGGTCCCCTCGATCGGTCGCATCGAGTCGGTCGGCGCGTCGAGGTTCGGCACGGCCTGCAACAGCGCCCGCGTGTAGGGGTGTTTGGAGTCGTGGGCGATCTGCGTCGCGGTGCCGACCTCCGCGAGCTCGAAGGCATAGAGGATCGCCAGTCGGTCGGCCAGCCCCGCGACCAGCGGGAGGTCGTGGGTGATAAAGAGGATCGTCAGGTCGTACTTGGCCTTGATGTCGGCCAGCAAGGAGAGGATCGAGCGCTGCATCAGCAGGTCGAGCGCGGCCGTCGGCTCGTCCATCAAGAGGACCTGCGGTTCGAGGACCAGACTGAGTGCGATCAGCGCCCGCTGGCTCATCCCGCCAGAGAGTTCGTGGGCGTACGAGTCCAGAACGCGGTCGGGATCGAGGTACAGGTCACCGAGGAGCTGTCTGGCCCGTTCCATCCCCTCCTCCACGTCGTAGTCGTGGGCCGCCAGCGTCTCCTCGAAGTGCCCGCGGATCGACATGGTGGGGTTGAACGACGACAGCGCGCCCTGGAACACCATCGACACTTCCTCCCAGCGGAACTCCTTGAGGTCCTCGGTCGAGAGGTCGAGAACGTCGACCGGTTCGCCGCCGTCTTCGGGGTAGTAGGTCACTTCACCGGTCGTGATACCGGGTTCCTCGACGGCGTCCATCATGGCGTTTGCCAGCATCGACTTGCCGCTGCCGGACTCGCCGACGACACCGAGAATCTCGCCCCGGCGGAGGTCGATCGACACGTCGTCCAGTACCATCGCGTCTCGGTGCTCCAGGTCGTAGGTGACACAGACGTTGCGGGCCTCGATGATCGGGTCCGCGCTGTCGGGGCCACCCTGCGTGCGTTGTTCTTGCATTCAGATCTCCCCCGTGGTCGCGTCGTCGTCCCCGTCGCTCGCGACGGTCTCGGCGTGGCGGGCACGGACCCGCGGATTGAAGATCCGGTCGGCCCCCTGGGCCAGCAGCGTCAGGCCCAGCGCGAGGATGATGATCGTCACCATCGGCACCAGCAGCCAGTGGAAGGCCGCGGGTGAGGACGTGGCACCGGCGCGGTTGACGGCGGCGTTCATCATCACGCCCCAGTTGACGCTGGTGTAGGGCAGGACGCCGAGGAAGTACAGGCCGACGGAACCGAAGATGACGGCCCGGGCCTGCTGGACGAAGTTCATCGTAATGTAGGGCATCAGGTTCGGAATGATGTCCCCGGAGATGATCGTCGAGGTCTCCATCCCCATGATGCGCGACGCTTCGACGTACTCGGCGTCGCGCAGGGTCAGCACCTGCGATCGGATGGCGCGTGCGAGCCCCGCCCAGGCGTTGATCGTGATCAGGATCCCGATGATCACCGGGTTCCCGTCGATCTGGAGCGCCGAGGCCAGCACGATCGTCAGGGGCAGCCCCGGAATGGTCATCATGATGTCCGTGACGATCATCAACACTCGATCGACGGTGCCGCCCTTGTAGCCCGCGATGGTGCCGAAGGCCGTCCCGAGACAGACCGTGAAGACGGCACCCGACGCGATCATCGTCAGCATCGACGGCGTCGCGTAGACGGTCTGGGAGAGCAGACTGACGCCGGACGCGGTCGTTCCCAGCGGGAACTCCAGCGTCCGGAAGGCCCCGACCAGGTAGCCGCCCTGGTTGGGCGACGGTTCGGTGACGATCGCGAGGCCGACCGTCGCCATCAGTACGTAGAAGACGACCACGAGCGCGCCCGTGCGTGCGCGCCAGTCGCTCCAGACGATCCGGGCCGGCGCGAGGAGCTTCTCGTCGATCCACTGTCGCCGCCGTTCGGCGTCGGTCATCGACACGTCGGCCATCTGCTGGAACTCCGAGACCGACGAGGAGCCCCCGTCGGCCGCGACGCGGCCGTTGCGGGCGTGGCCCGAGATCGGAGCACGACCGGGGTCGCGGCCCTCGTCGGTGAACCGCTCGGGGG
It encodes the following:
- a CDS encoding ABC transporter ATP-binding protein is translated as MSDRATTTGTTRDDDVVMSLENVSVDFEKEQGVLESLFDEPETVQAVSDVSIDISENDVLALVGESGCGKTTLGKTIIGVQRPTEGTVSYRGQDVWDAKDGRGDVTVPFDDIRRSLQMIHQDPGAALNPNRKVLTTLEAPLKKWDPEMSTEDRRARIFALLDRVGMEPPEDYAHRFPHQLSGGEQQRIALVRALLMNPDVILADEAVSALDVSLRVETMNLLLELQEQFNTSFVFISHNLSNARYLAQEAGGRIGIMYLGEIVEIGPPDEVLNDPQHPYTKVLRWATADLDPTAQEMTDPPVRSIDIPDPVNPPSGCRFHTRCPEAREVCTTTAPELGEEAATASERCAACHRTDPDHEYWESEPLDGVEAAESPTLND
- a CDS encoding ABC transporter permease produces the protein MSRTDRDDDSGETPGSDADFEAVGDALGTPERFTDEGRDPGRAPISGHARNGRVAADGGSSSVSEFQQMADVSMTDAERRRQWIDEKLLAPARIVWSDWRARTGALVVVFYVLMATVGLAIVTEPSPNQGGYLVGAFRTLEFPLGTTASGVSLLSQTVYATPSMLTMIASGAVFTVCLGTAFGTIAGYKGGTVDRVLMIVTDIMMTIPGLPLTIVLASALQIDGNPVIIGILITINAWAGLARAIRSQVLTLRDAEYVEASRIMGMETSTIISGDIIPNLMPYITMNFVQQARAVIFGSVGLYFLGVLPYTSVNWGVMMNAAVNRAGATSSPAAFHWLLVPMVTIIILALGLTLLAQGADRIFNPRVRARHAETVASDGDDDATTGEI
- a CDS encoding ABC transporter ATP-binding protein, with amino-acid sequence MQEQRTQGGPDSADPIIEARNVCVTYDLEHRDAMVLDDVSIDLRRGEILGVVGESGSGKSMLANAMMDAVEEPGITTGEVTYYPEDGGEPVDVLDLSTEDLKEFRWEEVSMVFQGALSSFNPTMSIRGHFEETLAAHDYDVEEGMERARQLLGDLYLDPDRVLDSYAHELSGGMSQRALIALSLVLEPQVLLMDEPTAALDLLMQRSILSLLADIKAKYDLTILFITHDLPLVAGLADRLAILYAFELAEVGTATQIAHDSKHPYTRALLQAVPNLDAPTDSMRPIEGTAPNPAHVPDGCHYAPRCPLATRECHEETPPWVDVEDDHRSACFHYDEAEDAVPFDLSEVSDA